The Parashewanella tropica genome window below encodes:
- the fabB gene encoding beta-ketoacyl-ACP synthase I: protein MKRVVISGIGVVSSIGNNKQEVIESLKAGRSGITYSEQFEEMNLRSRVWGDIKLDPKEHIDRKALRFMGDAAAYAYIAMQEAIEDAQLNEDQISNPRTGLVVGTGGASSKNQVEAADTLRSRGVKRVGPYVVPRIMSSTSSACLATPFKIKGHNYSISSACATSAHCIGHAVELIQLGKQDMVFAGGSEEVDWTLAMGFDAMGALSTSYNDTPEQASRTYDADRDGFVISGGGAIVVVEELEHALARGAKIYAEIVGYGASSDGYDMVAPSGEGAVRCMREAMANVEGKIDYINTHGTSTPVGDTRELEAIQEVFGNDCPPTASTKSMTGHALGAAGAHEAIYSLLMMENGFIAPSINVETLDEKAQGLNIVTEYQEAELNTVMSNSFGFGGTNATLVMKKYK, encoded by the coding sequence ATGAAAAGAGTCGTCATTAGTGGAATTGGTGTTGTTTCTAGTATTGGTAACAACAAGCAGGAAGTGATTGAATCTCTGAAAGCTGGTCGCAGTGGAATCACTTATTCAGAGCAGTTCGAAGAAATGAATCTTCGTAGCCGTGTTTGGGGTGACATTAAGCTAGATCCTAAAGAACATATCGATCGTAAGGCATTACGCTTTATGGGAGATGCAGCCGCATACGCATACATTGCAATGCAAGAGGCGATTGAAGATGCGCAGCTAAACGAAGACCAAATTAGCAACCCAAGAACAGGTCTTGTTGTTGGTACTGGTGGTGCGTCATCAAAAAACCAAGTAGAAGCTGCTGACACTCTTCGTAGCCGTGGTGTTAAACGTGTAGGTCCTTACGTAGTACCTCGCATTATGTCTAGTACTTCAAGTGCTTGTTTGGCAACTCCTTTCAAAATTAAAGGCCACAACTATTCAATCAGTTCAGCATGTGCGACCAGTGCACACTGTATTGGTCATGCCGTTGAGCTTATCCAGCTTGGTAAACAAGATATGGTTTTTGCTGGTGGTTCTGAAGAAGTAGATTGGACCTTAGCTATGGGCTTTGACGCGATGGGTGCGTTATCGACAAGCTATAACGATACTCCAGAACAAGCTTCACGTACTTATGATGCTGACCGTGATGGTTTCGTAATCTCTGGTGGTGGTGCAATAGTGGTTGTTGAAGAACTTGAGCACGCCCTAGCACGCGGTGCAAAAATTTACGCTGAAATAGTAGGTTATGGTGCATCTTCAGATGGCTATGACATGGTTGCACCATCTGGTGAAGGTGCGGTTCGTTGTATGCGTGAAGCAATGGCGAATGTTGAAGGTAAGATTGATTACATCAACACTCATGGCACTTCGACTCCAGTAGGTGATACTCGCGAACTTGAAGCTATTCAAGAAGTATTTGGTAACGACTGCCCACCAACGGCATCAACCAAATCAATGACTGGACACGCTTTAGGTGCAGCAGGTGCACACGAAGCAATTTACAGCCTGTTAATGATGGAAAATGGCTTTATCGCACCAAGTATCAACGTTGAAACCCTTGATGAAAAAGCACAAGGTTTAAATATTGTGACTGAATACCAAGAAGCTGAGCTAAACACTGTAATGAGCAACAGTTTTGGTTTTGGTGGTACTAACGCAACGTTAGTGATGAAGAAATATAAATAA
- the aroC gene encoding chorismate synthase, which produces MSGNSIGKNFVVSTFGESHGVALGCIIDGCPPGIEISEQEIQLELDRRRPGTSRFTTARREPDQVKILSGVFEGKTTGTSIGLLIENTDQRSQDYSNIKDSFRPGHADYTYHQKYGLRDYRGGGRSSARETAMRVAAGAIAKKYLKEKFGVEIHGYLSQLGPIRAETIDVEQISQNPFFFPDASKIEQLEDYLKDLKKQGDSIGAKVTVVANNVPVGLGEPVFDRIDADIAHALMSINAVKGVEIGDGFDVVNQKGSEGRDLMSTKGFQSNHAGGVLGGISSGQPILANIALKPTSSISVPGQTMDINGKDVDIVTKGRHDPCVGIRAVPIAEAMLAIVLMDHCMRHRAQNHDVVTKTPVLGME; this is translated from the coding sequence ATGTCTGGAAATAGCATCGGAAAAAACTTTGTAGTGTCAACCTTTGGTGAAAGCCATGGTGTTGCATTGGGCTGTATCATTGATGGTTGCCCTCCGGGTATCGAGATCAGTGAGCAAGAAATCCAATTGGAGCTTGACCGTCGTCGCCCTGGCACTTCTCGATTTACTACGGCTCGACGTGAACCTGATCAAGTCAAAATTCTTTCTGGCGTATTTGAAGGTAAAACGACAGGTACTTCAATTGGCTTATTGATTGAAAATACCGATCAGCGAAGCCAAGATTATTCAAACATCAAAGATAGCTTCCGTCCGGGGCATGCTGACTACACTTATCATCAAAAGTACGGTTTACGTGACTATCGGGGCGGTGGTCGTTCATCTGCAAGAGAAACCGCTATGCGAGTGGCGGCGGGTGCTATTGCTAAAAAATACCTCAAAGAAAAGTTTGGTGTAGAGATCCACGGTTATTTGTCACAACTCGGTCCAATTCGCGCTGAAACCATTGATGTTGAGCAAATCTCGCAAAATCCATTCTTCTTTCCTGATGCAAGTAAGATAGAACAGCTTGAAGACTATCTTAAAGATCTTAAAAAGCAGGGTGATAGCATTGGCGCCAAAGTGACGGTTGTTGCTAACAATGTTCCAGTGGGATTAGGTGAACCTGTTTTTGATCGTATCGATGCCGATATCGCTCATGCACTTATGAGTATCAATGCTGTAAAAGGCGTTGAGATTGGCGATGGTTTCGATGTGGTTAATCAAAAAGGCTCTGAAGGTCGAGATTTAATGTCTACCAAAGGTTTTCAGTCTAATCATGCTGGTGGAGTGTTAGGCGGTATTTCTTCAGGTCAACCAATACTGGCTAATATTGCTCTAAAACCGACTTCTAGCATTAGTGTTCCCGGTCAAACCATGGATATTAATGGCAAAGATGTTGATATTGTGACTAAAGGCAGACATGACCCTTGTGTTGGTATTAGAGCTGTACCGATTGCGGAAGCGATGCTCGCCATCGTGTTGATGGATCATTGCATGCGTCATCGAGCACAAAATCATGATGTGGTGACTAAGACTCCAGTCTTAGGAATGGAATAA
- the prmB gene encoding 50S ribosomal protein L3 N(5)-glutamine methyltransferase: MDRIYVEEAVNELQTVGDMLRWAVSRFNDADIYYGHGTDNAWDEAIALVFHALHLPHEIGQQVINTNLLTSEKHKIVDLIIRRVNERIPVPYLTNKAWFSNLEFYVDERVLVPRSPIAEMIANRFGPWLYNKPVNRVLDLCTGSACIAIACAYEFEEAEVDALDISDDALEVAQINVESHHVIDRVFPMQSDLFSAIPKGPQYDLIVSNPPYVDEEDLSEMPNEYHHEPEIGLGSGRDGLDLTKRILANAADYLTESGVLVVEVGNSMVHLMEQFPEVPFTWVNFEHGGDGVFVLTRDQLVENESLFTIYKDEQA, encoded by the coding sequence TTGGACAGAATTTATGTAGAAGAAGCGGTGAATGAACTGCAAACCGTAGGTGATATGCTGCGATGGGCGGTAAGCCGTTTTAATGATGCTGATATTTATTATGGGCATGGAACGGATAATGCGTGGGATGAAGCCATTGCCTTAGTATTCCATGCGTTGCATTTACCACATGAAATCGGACAGCAAGTCATTAACACCAATCTACTGACGTCTGAAAAGCACAAAATCGTGGATTTAATCATTCGTCGAGTCAATGAACGTATCCCAGTTCCTTATCTGACCAATAAAGCTTGGTTCTCAAACTTAGAGTTTTATGTAGATGAGCGTGTATTAGTGCCAAGATCGCCGATTGCTGAAATGATTGCCAATCGTTTTGGTCCATGGTTATACAACAAACCTGTAAATCGAGTATTAGATTTATGTACAGGTAGTGCTTGTATTGCAATCGCTTGTGCTTATGAGTTCGAAGAAGCGGAAGTTGATGCATTAGATATCAGTGATGATGCACTTGAAGTGGCGCAAATCAATGTGGAATCTCATCATGTGATTGATCGAGTATTCCCAATGCAATCAGATTTATTTTCTGCCATCCCGAAGGGCCCACAATACGATTTAATTGTGTCGAATCCTCCATATGTGGATGAGGAAGATCTATCTGAAATGCCTAATGAATATCATCATGAGCCTGAAATTGGTTTAGGCTCAGGACGAGATGGGTTGGATCTTACTAAACGAATTTTAGCGAATGCCGCTGACTATCTAACAGAAAGTGGCGTGTTAGTTGTAGAAGTGGGTAACTCAATGGTTCACTTGATGGAGCAGTTCCCAGAAGTGCCATTTACATGGGTGAACTTTGAACACGGCGGTGATGGCGTATTTGTACTAACTCGCGATCAACTTGTTGAGAATGAGTCATTATTTACTATTTATAAGGACGAGCAAGCGTAA
- a CDS encoding YfcL family protein has protein sequence MLEQYEMALDNWIEHVVSNGDDDALFASGYLQGHIAVVLSELEAEGESSLPALDSKIEGCMQLAQDELEEGDLRLVKTAWSEFRMHIESL, from the coding sequence ATGTTAGAACAATATGAAATGGCTTTAGATAACTGGATTGAACATGTCGTTTCTAACGGTGATGATGACGCCTTATTTGCCAGCGGTTACTTACAAGGTCATATCGCAGTAGTACTTTCTGAGCTAGAAGCAGAAGGCGAGAGCTCATTACCAGCACTGGATTCCAAAATTGAAGGCTGCATGCAACTCGCTCAAGATGAGCTGGAGGAAGGGGATTTACGACTAGTAAAGACCGCGTGGTCCGAATTTAGAATGCACATCGAATCTCTATAG
- the smrB gene encoding endonuclease SmrB, protein MKNKDNQDDMDSFADLMKGVKPLKQDKRHFKQATKPKQVTIQREQKIDADSYFSDSYQPLLPHEGPMRWKQSGVDNHLLKRLRRGDFVPDLLLDLHGMRQTEAKLEIAALIRACVKQRVECCSVMHGYGSGVLKQQIPMWLAQHPKVLAFHQAPKEWGSDAALLVLIDIE, encoded by the coding sequence ATGAAAAACAAAGATAATCAAGATGACATGGATAGTTTTGCCGATTTAATGAAAGGGGTTAAACCTCTTAAACAAGATAAGCGTCACTTCAAACAAGCGACGAAGCCAAAACAAGTAACGATTCAGCGCGAGCAAAAAATTGACGCTGATAGTTATTTTTCGGACAGCTATCAACCCTTACTGCCCCACGAAGGTCCGATGCGTTGGAAACAAAGCGGCGTTGATAACCACTTATTAAAAAGACTTCGTCGTGGCGATTTTGTGCCTGATTTATTGCTCGATCTTCATGGAATGAGACAAACTGAAGCCAAGTTGGAAATTGCCGCCTTGATTCGAGCATGCGTGAAACAAAGAGTTGAATGCTGCAGTGTAATGCACGGGTATGGTTCAGGTGTTTTAAAACAACAAATTCCAATGTGGTTAGCTCAACACCCTAAGGTGTTAGCCTTCCATCAAGCTCCTAAAGAATGGGGAAGCGATGCGGCTTTATTGGTGTTAATCGATATTGAATAA
- a CDS encoding insulinase family protein, with protein MTTESCSIITSPNDHRQYRFITLANELKVLLIQDEKTNQSAVSMAVNVGHFDDPEDREGMAHFLEHMLFLGTEKYPKCGEFNEFVNQYGGSNNAWTGSEHTNFLSSIAPEHFAGLLDRFSQFFISPLFDPEYVERERNAIESEFSLKLKDDVRRVYEIEKETCNPKHPFTQFSVGNLVTLGGDENELRQELLAFYHSKYSANIMTLCLIAPNALDELEALAHKFFSDIKNQFVHKSYPKVPLYDQQQLQKRISIVPVKSQRRLTISFLLPNIEKHYPRKPLTFISHLLGNETKGSLLSYLKSKGWVNNLSSGGGASGYNFKDFSILFQLTAEGLEHIDEITIATFEYLELIKQEGIEDWRYQERANLLQQAFDYQEPVKAIELVSHLSINLQHYPVEDVIYGDYRMNGLFESETNTLLAQLKPENMRLQVIAPEVEAQICSKWYKAEYRVDDINQWLIQRCKSPHVRAELTLPAPNPFIIEKARPRLTDYPHTTPTILKDGKGFRLWYQKDQQFNVPKGHIYLAIDSLYACDTLTHAAYTRLYIEMVLDYLTEFTYDAEVAGIHYHIYPHQAGLTLHISGFTIKQLDLLKLIIEKARERNFCQTRFQRVTKQLIRNWRNISNTRPISQLFSALTSTVQLRSYEPIKLAEIIEHANLELLHQHVERFYQATYLEGFLYGDYLQEEAKDISEHLSEVLDLVSAPSPETERELVNLKGQGTLVSKIDTEHQDSAILVYFQSEHTSIENMALFSLLNHTMSSSFFHELRTQKQLGYMVGTNYLPLNRHPGMIFYIQSPNSGPQILLDEIDNFISDFSYTVMQLTDAQWRQTKDGLISQLMEHDPNLKTRSQRYWTSIGNKDYEFNQREQVVNEISQLTRAELIRFLIDKMKTNSKDRVVLYSCGAEHQEYEIMASELIPKDLDTFKQNSVRFTL; from the coding sequence TTGACCACTGAATCATGTTCAATCATCACCAGTCCCAATGATCATCGTCAGTACCGATTTATTACACTGGCAAATGAACTCAAGGTGCTTTTGATACAAGATGAAAAAACCAACCAATCAGCAGTATCTATGGCTGTTAATGTTGGTCATTTCGACGACCCTGAAGATCGTGAAGGCATGGCTCATTTTCTCGAGCACATGTTATTTCTAGGTACTGAAAAATATCCCAAGTGCGGCGAATTTAATGAGTTCGTGAATCAATATGGTGGTAGTAATAACGCGTGGACAGGAAGCGAACACACCAACTTTTTGTCTTCAATCGCACCTGAACATTTCGCAGGATTGCTTGATCGCTTTAGTCAATTTTTTATCTCCCCACTGTTTGATCCTGAATATGTGGAGCGTGAACGAAACGCCATAGAGTCCGAATTCAGTTTGAAACTAAAAGACGACGTTAGACGCGTTTACGAAATAGAAAAAGAAACCTGTAATCCCAAGCATCCATTTACACAGTTTTCTGTTGGTAATTTGGTTACATTAGGCGGGGACGAGAACGAATTAAGGCAAGAGCTTTTAGCGTTTTATCACAGTAAATACAGCGCCAACATTATGACGTTGTGTTTGATTGCACCTAACGCTTTAGATGAGCTTGAAGCACTTGCCCACAAATTCTTCTCTGATATTAAAAATCAATTTGTGCATAAAAGCTATCCTAAAGTGCCTCTATATGACCAGCAACAATTACAAAAAAGGATCAGTATTGTTCCAGTAAAAAGCCAACGTCGATTAACCATTAGTTTTTTATTACCCAATATTGAAAAGCATTACCCAAGAAAGCCGCTTACTTTTATCAGCCATTTATTGGGCAACGAAACCAAGGGCAGTTTGCTTTCATATTTAAAGTCGAAAGGTTGGGTAAACAACCTCTCATCAGGCGGAGGAGCCTCAGGTTATAACTTCAAAGATTTTTCCATTCTGTTCCAGCTTACCGCAGAAGGGCTAGAGCATATTGATGAAATTACGATTGCCACCTTCGAATATTTGGAGCTAATCAAACAAGAAGGTATTGAGGATTGGCGTTATCAAGAAAGGGCAAACTTACTTCAACAAGCCTTTGATTACCAAGAACCCGTTAAAGCTATCGAGCTGGTTAGTCACCTAAGCATCAACTTACAACACTACCCTGTTGAAGATGTGATTTATGGTGATTATCGTATGAATGGTTTATTTGAATCAGAAACCAATACCTTGTTGGCTCAATTAAAGCCCGAAAATATGCGTTTACAAGTTATTGCACCTGAAGTTGAAGCTCAAATTTGCAGTAAATGGTACAAAGCCGAATATCGAGTTGATGATATTAACCAATGGCTAATACAAAGATGCAAAAGTCCGCATGTAAGGGCTGAATTAACCCTTCCTGCGCCCAATCCATTTATCATTGAAAAAGCTCGGCCTAGGCTTACCGATTACCCACACACCACCCCAACGATTTTAAAAGATGGAAAAGGGTTTAGGCTTTGGTATCAAAAAGACCAGCAATTTAATGTACCCAAAGGACATATCTATTTAGCCATCGACTCTTTATACGCTTGCGACACGTTAACGCATGCGGCTTATACTCGCTTATACATAGAAATGGTATTGGATTACCTTACCGAATTTACTTACGATGCTGAAGTTGCAGGTATCCATTATCATATCTATCCACACCAAGCCGGACTTACACTTCATATCAGCGGCTTTACCATCAAACAACTAGACTTGCTTAAATTAATCATAGAAAAAGCTCGAGAGCGTAATTTTTGTCAAACAAGATTTCAGCGTGTTACCAAACAACTGATTAGAAATTGGCGAAACATCAGTAACACTCGCCCTATTTCTCAACTATTTTCAGCCTTAACGTCAACCGTTCAGTTAAGGAGTTATGAACCAATAAAACTAGCAGAAATCATTGAACATGCGAATCTAGAGCTGCTTCATCAGCACGTGGAACGATTCTATCAAGCCACATATTTAGAAGGTTTCTTATACGGTGATTATTTACAAGAAGAAGCCAAAGATATTAGTGAACACTTAAGCGAAGTTTTAGATCTTGTGTCTGCGCCAAGCCCTGAAACTGAAAGAGAACTTGTTAACTTGAAGGGACAAGGCACTTTAGTAAGTAAAATTGATACCGAGCATCAAGACAGTGCCATTTTAGTCTACTTTCAATCAGAGCATACCAGCATTGAAAACATGGCACTATTTAGCCTTTTAAACCACACAATGTCTTCGTCGTTTTTTCATGAATTAAGAACTCAAAAACAACTCGGCTATATGGTAGGTACTAACTACCTTCCACTTAACCGCCATCCGGGAATGATTTTTTACATTCAATCCCCTAATAGTGGTCCCCAAATTTTATTAGATGAAATTGATAACTTCATAAGTGACTTTTCATACACAGTCATGCAACTGACAGATGCACAGTGGCGACAAACAAAAGATGGATTAATCAGCCAATTGATGGAACATGACCCAAATCTCAAAACCCGAAGCCAGCGCTATTGGACCAGCATTGGCAATAAGGACTATGAGTTTAATCAACGCGAACAGGTTGTGAATGAAATATCGCAACTGACCAGAGCTGAGCTGATTCGCTTTTTAATCGACAAGATGAAAACAAATTCAAAAGACAGAGTTGTGTTATATAGCTGCGGTGCAGAACATCAAGAATATGAAATCATGGCATCTGAACTCATTCCTAAAGATTTAGACACATTTAAACAGAACTCAGTACGGTTTACTTTATAG
- the sixA gene encoding phosphohistidine phosphatase SixA produces MQFFLMRHGEASFNARTDEERVLTPNGKTQVSQIGQWLNEQVEQFDLILVSPYMRAQQTWEVVQKFLDITPKIEILKELTPDADPERCALAVDAYAQHYQAKNTLVIAHMPLLGYLVSEMVTGIEPPLFSTAGVAVIEAGVSESKLVAQQSPNC; encoded by the coding sequence ATGCAATTTTTTTTGATGCGTCACGGTGAAGCGAGTTTTAATGCGAGAACCGATGAAGAGCGTGTCTTAACGCCAAATGGGAAAACTCAGGTTTCTCAAATTGGCCAGTGGCTTAATGAGCAAGTTGAACAGTTTGATTTGATTTTAGTTAGCCCGTATATGAGAGCTCAACAAACTTGGGAAGTCGTGCAGAAGTTTTTAGATATCACTCCTAAGATTGAAATACTTAAAGAGTTGACACCTGATGCCGATCCTGAACGATGTGCTTTAGCTGTTGATGCTTATGCTCAGCATTATCAAGCCAAAAACACCTTAGTCATTGCTCATATGCCGTTGCTTGGCTACTTAGTCAGTGAAATGGTTACGGGGATTGAGCCACCTTTATTCTCTACTGCCGGAGTCGCAGTAATAGAAGCGGGTGTTTCTGAATCAAAACTTGTGGCTCAACAGTCTCCGAATTGTTAG
- the mnmC gene encoding FAD-dependent 5-carboxymethylaminomethyl-2-thiouridine(34) oxidoreductase MnmC — translation MTHQIVNDKANEIKVNCEEMLPPFQVPENSQEQIAIVGGGLASVHLALSLAQRGKTVRLFCKDNALAQGASGNKQGALYPLLTPENDLLSQFYQQAFLFSRNRIQQLHTEGFHVSHDFCGVLQTGYNQRSTDRLNKILHAQDWPQDIVQAISAQAANDLAGLDINKDGAFYPLGGWVCPAELTQAVFAKAQTLADVQIRFNSKITSFEQTEKGWLLHTNEQQFGPYKTVVNACGSGLINFEQTQYIPASNFRGQVSHIPSRNDLKKMKAVLCAHGYITPQHNQLHCMGASYVKDDLNRDFQPYEQLGNLEKMQQSFGESNWVSDIDITGNSARVGVRLVTRDHFPMLGLAPNYPEIVKQQKALDKNNKKLAEQYWKETRPAHFEGLYILGALGSRGLCSGALAAETLACILCNEKTPLSEEYLERMNPNRLWLRKLIKNRPIY, via the coding sequence GTGACTCATCAAATCGTTAACGATAAAGCCAATGAGATTAAAGTGAATTGTGAAGAAATGCTCCCACCTTTTCAAGTGCCTGAAAATTCTCAAGAGCAAATAGCTATCGTTGGTGGTGGTCTTGCAAGTGTACATTTAGCGTTATCATTGGCGCAAAGAGGCAAGACCGTACGGTTATTTTGCAAAGACAATGCCCTTGCACAAGGCGCCTCAGGCAATAAACAAGGGGCTCTATATCCATTACTCACACCTGAAAATGATTTGCTCAGTCAATTTTATCAGCAAGCTTTTTTATTCAGCCGAAATCGTATTCAGCAACTCCATACTGAAGGGTTTCATGTCAGTCATGATTTTTGTGGCGTTCTGCAAACAGGCTATAACCAAAGATCGACTGATAGATTAAACAAAATATTGCACGCTCAAGATTGGCCGCAGGACATAGTCCAAGCTATTTCAGCTCAAGCAGCAAATGATTTGGCTGGTTTAGACATAAATAAAGACGGTGCATTTTACCCTTTAGGCGGATGGGTTTGCCCTGCAGAGTTAACTCAAGCGGTATTTGCCAAAGCACAAACCTTAGCAGATGTTCAAATTAGATTTAACAGCAAAATTACCTCTTTCGAGCAAACGGAAAAAGGCTGGCTGCTGCATACTAATGAACAACAATTTGGCCCTTATAAAACAGTAGTAAATGCTTGTGGTTCTGGTTTGATCAACTTTGAACAAACTCAGTATATTCCAGCGTCAAATTTTCGTGGGCAAGTAAGCCATATTCCCAGCCGAAACGATCTTAAAAAAATGAAAGCTGTGTTATGTGCACATGGTTACATCACACCACAACATAACCAATTGCATTGTATGGGAGCAAGCTATGTTAAAGACGATCTTAACCGTGATTTCCAACCTTATGAGCAATTAGGTAATTTGGAAAAAATGCAACAGAGCTTTGGTGAATCGAACTGGGTATCTGATATCGATATCACAGGAAATTCGGCAAGAGTTGGGGTTAGATTAGTGACTCGAGATCATTTTCCAATGCTTGGTTTAGCACCAAACTACCCAGAAATCGTTAAACAACAAAAAGCACTAGATAAGAACAACAAAAAGCTTGCTGAACAATATTGGAAAGAGACACGTCCAGCCCATTTTGAAGGACTGTATATTTTAGGTGCTTTAGGATCTCGAGGTTTATGTTCTGGTGCTTTAGCGGCTGAAACACTGGCATGTATTTTATGTAATGAAAAAACGCCACTTTCGGAAGAGTATCTAGAAAGAATGAATCCAAACCGCCTCTGGTTAAGAAAGCTTATTAAAAATCGGCCGATTTATTAA
- a CDS encoding ATP-NAD kinase family protein, whose translation MKFRLGMFVNPYAGLGGSVALKGSDGVAEQALALGAVPKAHLRMAEALKVLLPHKDKIQILTASGEMGESVAKELGFDIELIYQTSHLPTSSDTHQVVETLNQTDIDLLLFAGGDGTARDVYSVVDDSKPVLGVPAGVKIHSGVYGVTPKASGLVVKMLLEGELVSLMHADVMDIDESAFREGRVKAKRYGEMLVPAEPRYVQAVKMGGKEVDELVLADIAADVIENMEDELFIMGSGSTVAFVMETLGVENTLLGVDLIQHESLLASDLTAQKLLTLTENQATKLVITLIGGQGHILGRGNQQLCSELIQRIGKENIIILATKTKLKALEGRPLIVDSGDPELDKELSGYYPITTGYHDSVMYQVAAPDELENEI comes from the coding sequence ATGAAGTTTCGACTTGGGATGTTTGTTAATCCCTATGCAGGACTCGGTGGCAGTGTTGCCCTTAAAGGAAGCGATGGTGTTGCTGAGCAAGCTTTAGCCCTCGGCGCGGTCCCTAAAGCACACTTACGAATGGCAGAAGCGTTAAAAGTACTGTTGCCACATAAAGACAAAATCCAAATTCTAACCGCTAGCGGTGAAATGGGAGAGTCAGTGGCAAAGGAACTGGGCTTTGACATTGAGCTTATCTATCAAACTTCCCATCTGCCAACTTCATCTGATACTCACCAAGTCGTAGAAACTCTTAATCAAACTGACATTGACTTATTACTGTTTGCAGGTGGAGATGGCACTGCGAGGGATGTGTATTCTGTTGTCGATGATTCAAAGCCTGTACTGGGTGTACCTGCTGGGGTAAAAATCCATTCAGGTGTATATGGTGTAACGCCTAAAGCATCAGGTTTAGTGGTTAAAATGCTGCTTGAAGGTGAACTTGTTAGCTTAATGCATGCTGATGTTATGGATATTGATGAATCCGCATTCAGAGAGGGGCGAGTTAAAGCCAAACGTTATGGCGAAATGTTAGTGCCAGCTGAGCCAAGGTATGTCCAAGCCGTGAAAATGGGTGGCAAAGAGGTTGATGAGTTAGTGTTAGCCGATATTGCTGCCGATGTTATCGAGAACATGGAAGACGAGCTCTTCATTATGGGGTCTGGTTCAACGGTTGCTTTTGTTATGGAAACCTTAGGGGTTGAGAACACCTTGCTTGGAGTTGATCTTATTCAACATGAATCTCTGTTAGCTTCAGATTTAACGGCACAAAAACTGTTAACCCTTACCGAAAACCAAGCGACTAAACTTGTCATCACTCTTATTGGTGGTCAAGGGCATATATTGGGGCGAGGTAATCAGCAACTATGCAGTGAATTGATCCAGCGCATCGGCAAAGAAAATATTATTATTCTTGCCACAAAAACAAAGCTAAAAGCGCTTGAAGGAAGACCGTTAATCGTGGATAGTGGCGACCCTGAATTAGATAAAGAACTCAGTGGCTATTATCCAATCACCACTGGTTACCATGACAGTGTGATGTACCAAGTGGCAGCACCTGATGAATTGGAGAATGAGATTTAA